A window of the Microplitis mediator isolate UGA2020A chromosome 5, iyMicMedi2.1, whole genome shotgun sequence genome harbors these coding sequences:
- the LOC130667683 gene encoding peptidyl-prolyl cis-trans isomerase sig-7: MSVVIETTIGDFTVDLFTDERPQTCRNFLKLCKIKYYNWSLFHTIEREFIAQTGDPTGTGKGGESVYGMVLGEKARYYEAEQMPKIKHDRVGLLSMVNCGDNMLGSQFFITLGRNLQSLDGEHCVFGEIVEGIDVILKFNQAICDDIGHRPLQDIRISHTVILEDPYDDPKGLVIPDRSPGPTEEFCKSDRIGADEAIDDTAGMTAEEIAEMRKDKEAKAAATILEIVGDIPDAEIAPPENVLFVCKLNPVTNDDDLEIIFSRFGKIVGCEVIRDHHTGDSLQYAFIEFAERKSCEDAYFKMDNVLIDDRRIHVDFSQSVSKMRWKGKGRGFLYNNDDRAENRKNKNDNRVDNKKENRNSKPVERKARDRSPVKDKKRARSQSGERSERRRSRSREKRERRRSRSRDRKERQERRRSKSRERNERRERSRSKERKERRRSRSRDRRNKYAHKKKH, translated from the exons atgtctgTAGTTATTGAGACAACTATAGGCGATTTTACAGTTGATTTATTTACTGATGAACGTCCGCAAA CATGCagaaattttctgaaattatgcaaaataaaatattacaactGGAGTTTGTTTCACACGATAGAGAGAGAATTTATCGCGCAAACTGGTGACCCTACAGGAACTGGAAAAGGTGGAGAAAGTGTCTATGGAATGGTGCTAGGTGAAAAAGCCCGTTATTATGAAGCTGAACAGATGCCGAAAATAAAACACGACCGAGTAGGTTTGTTATCGATGGTAAATTGTGGTGATAATATGCTCGGCtcgcaattttttatcactctTGGCCGGAACCTCCAGTCCCTTGACGGAGAACACTGCGTTTTTGGTGAAATTGTTGAAGGGATTGAtgtgattttaaaattcaatcagGCCATTTGTGATGATATAGGCCACCGTCCTCTTCAGGATATTCGTATCTCTCATACTGTTATCCTGGAGGATCCTTATGATGATCCTAAAGGTTTGGTTATTCCTGATCGTAGTCCTGGACCAACGGAAGAATTTTGTAAGAGTGATCGCATTGGTGCTGATGAAGCTATAGATGATACAGCCGGAATGACAGCAGAGGAAATCGCTGAAATGAGAAAAGACAAGGAAGCTAAAGCAGCAGCGACTATTCTTGAAATTGTTGGTGATATTCCTGATGCTGAAATTGCACCACCTGAAAATGTTTTGTTTGTCTGTAAATTAAATCCTGTAACTAATGATGATGatttggaaattatttttagtagatttggAAAAATAGTTGg ATGTGAGGTAATTAGAGATCATCATACAGGTGATTCACTTCAATATGCATTCATTGAATTTGCAGAACGTAAGAGCTGTGAAGATGCATATTTTAAAATGGACAATGTACTGATTGATGACAGAAGAATTCATGTCGACTTTTCTCAATCGGTATCTAAAATGCGCTGGAAAGGAAAGGGAAGAGgatttttatacaataatgATGATCGAGCGGaaaatcgtaaaaataaaaatgataatcgTGTGGATAACAAAAAGGAAAATAGAAATTCTAAACCGGTAGAAAGGAAAGCACGAGACAGGAGCCCAGTCAAGGATAAAAAACGAGCAAGAAGTCAAAGCGGAGAAAGAAGTGAACGTAGAAGAAGTAGAAGTAGGGAAAAGAGAGAACGCAGAAGAAGTAGAAGCAGAGACAGAAAAGAAAGACAGGAACGCCGCAGAAGTAAGAGTCGAGAAAGAAACGAACGTAGAGAACGGAGTAGAAGCAAAGAAAGAAAAGAGCGTAGACGAAGTCGCAGCAGAGATCGACGAAATAAatatgctcataaaaaaaaacattaa